A part of Nocardioides sp. WS12 genomic DNA contains:
- a CDS encoding amino acid permease yields the protein MSTSPDSSAVDLGTFGYTQQLSRRVGSYASFAAGFSFVSILTTVFQLFGLGFSFGGTAFFWTWPAVFAGQLMVALCFAELAARYPLSGAIYQWSRRLGGSIVGWFAGWTMVIAQIITVAAAAIALQVVLPAVWSGFQIIGSDPTLSSKSGASNAVLLGVILLAATTTLNAVSVRITAIVNSVGVTCELVGIVLLVILLFGHAERGPSVVLHTTNLDNTTGYVVPLLISALMAAYVLVGFDAAGELSEETHKPRATTPRTIIRAVVASGLGGAFLIIAALMAAPSVTDGNLGLGGLPYVLTSQLGTTTGKLLLLDVAVAVFVCTLAIQTAAARMIYSMARDNVLPYSKQLAKVSAKTGTPVLATVVPGVLAALCLVVNVGNAGLFLGLASVCIMLLYIAYLLVTTPLLYRRLTGTPLLDGLDENGKKLFSLGRFGILVNAIAVVYGIAMAINLAMPRAEVYDPAGEGWYLHYLPLITLAVVGLGGMAAYFVQRKDYHRSLGEPVPSFSFALPGLRTAEEEA from the coding sequence GTGTCCACATCTCCCGACTCAAGCGCCGTAGATCTCGGCACTTTCGGCTACACCCAACAGCTCTCCCGTCGCGTCGGCAGCTATGCGTCGTTCGCTGCCGGCTTCTCGTTCGTCTCGATCCTGACCACCGTGTTCCAGCTGTTCGGCCTCGGCTTCAGCTTCGGCGGTACGGCGTTCTTCTGGACCTGGCCCGCTGTCTTCGCCGGTCAGCTCATGGTCGCCCTCTGCTTCGCCGAGCTCGCGGCGCGCTATCCCCTGTCCGGCGCGATCTACCAGTGGTCGCGACGGCTCGGCGGATCGATCGTCGGCTGGTTCGCCGGTTGGACGATGGTGATCGCGCAGATCATCACCGTGGCTGCTGCGGCCATCGCGCTCCAGGTCGTGCTCCCCGCGGTGTGGAGCGGCTTCCAGATCATCGGCAGCGACCCGACGCTGTCGTCGAAGTCGGGCGCCAGCAACGCCGTACTCCTCGGCGTCATCCTGCTCGCGGCCACCACGACCCTCAACGCGGTCAGCGTCCGGATCACCGCGATCGTCAACTCGGTCGGTGTGACCTGTGAGCTGGTCGGCATCGTCCTGCTGGTGATCCTCCTGTTCGGCCACGCCGAGCGCGGACCGTCGGTCGTCCTCCACACGACCAACCTCGACAACACCACCGGCTACGTCGTCCCGCTGTTGATCTCGGCGCTGATGGCGGCGTACGTGCTCGTCGGCTTCGACGCCGCTGGTGAGCTCTCTGAGGAGACCCACAAGCCGCGGGCGACCACGCCGCGCACGATCATTCGCGCGGTCGTCGCCTCCGGACTCGGTGGCGCGTTCCTGATCATCGCCGCGCTGATGGCCGCACCCAGCGTCACCGACGGCAACCTCGGCCTGGGAGGTCTCCCCTACGTCCTGACCAGCCAGCTCGGTACGACGACCGGCAAGCTCCTGCTGCTCGACGTCGCCGTCGCCGTCTTCGTGTGCACGCTCGCCATCCAGACGGCCGCCGCCCGGATGATCTACTCGATGGCCCGCGACAACGTGCTGCCCTACTCCAAGCAGCTCGCGAAGGTCTCCGCGAAGACGGGCACCCCCGTGCTCGCCACCGTCGTGCCCGGTGTCCTCGCTGCCCTCTGCCTCGTGGTCAACGTCGGCAACGCCGGTCTCTTCCTCGGCCTGGCGAGTGTCTGCATCATGCTGCTCTACATCGCCTACCTGCTCGTGACGACGCCGCTGCTCTACCGCCGCCTGACCGGCACTCCCCTGCTCGACGGCCTCGACGAGAACGGCAAGAAGCTCTTCTCGCTCGGACGGTTCGGCATCCTCGTCAACGCCATCGCGGTCGTCTACGGGATCGCCATGGCGATCAACCTGGCGATGCCGCGCGCGGAGGTCTACGACCCCGCCGGCGAGGGCTGGTACCTGCACTACCTGCCGCTGATCACGCTCGCCGTGGTCGGTCTGGGCGGCATGGCGGCGTACTTCGTCCAGCGCAAGGACTACCACCGCAGCCTCGGCGAGCCCGTCCCGTCCTTCTCGTTCGCCCTCCCGGGCCTGCGGACCGCGGAGGAGGAGGCATGA
- a CDS encoding DUF1989 domain-containing protein encodes MSDFTHEVPGGAAWSFPIRAGRLVTLTALGDDACVSTLLFGPDRLDRLNVPDTLKAQMSACIKAPMVLMSDRGVALASVVSSSLDWHDCLTGFGSDAHLARFGPSSYAVDRNDWKRSARTGLVSELTKHGLGEADLHGSVNFFSKVGITDDPHGTLGLLTGVSHEGDTVTLRTEVDVLLVLATAPHPLSTTPYAPAGVRIDVAIAEPVTSDDPSWQFRDESARALEQARRLAA; translated from the coding sequence ATGAGCGACTTCACCCATGAGGTCCCCGGTGGCGCGGCCTGGTCGTTCCCGATCCGTGCCGGGCGTCTGGTGACGCTCACGGCGCTGGGCGATGACGCCTGCGTGAGCACCCTGCTGTTCGGACCCGATCGGCTCGACCGGTTGAACGTCCCCGACACCCTCAAGGCGCAGATGTCGGCGTGCATCAAGGCCCCGATGGTGTTGATGTCCGACCGCGGGGTCGCCCTCGCATCGGTCGTCTCCTCCAGCCTCGACTGGCACGACTGCCTGACCGGGTTCGGGTCCGATGCGCACCTGGCGAGGTTCGGCCCGTCGTCATACGCCGTGGACCGCAACGACTGGAAGCGCTCCGCCCGCACCGGCCTGGTCAGCGAGCTGACCAAGCACGGGCTCGGCGAGGCCGACCTGCACGGCAGCGTGAACTTCTTCAGCAAGGTCGGCATCACCGATGACCCCCACGGGACGCTCGGCCTGCTGACCGGTGTCTCCCACGAGGGCGACACGGTCACGCTCCGCACCGAGGTCGACGTACTGCTCGTCTTGGCGACGGCGCCGCATCCGCTGTCGACGACGCCGTACGCGCCCGCCGGAGTCCGGATCGACGTCGCCATCGCGGAGCCCGTCACTTCCGACGATCCGAGCTGGCAGTTCCGTGACGAGAGCGCCCGCGCCCTCGAGCAGGCCAGGAGGCTCGCGGCATGA
- a CDS encoding urea amidolyase associated protein UAAP2, translating to MTTTLQATVLDTVVQAGDGALIRVPAGGRLRIVDTHGNQAVDTLLYDADDIDNRYSAFDTIREQGAVYLTTGSRLLSTRLDELAVISDDTCGRHDTIGGACAQESNVIRYGEHVRHQHACRQTFLAYGAAAGIGQRQLGHNINFFMNVPVDSLGNLNFEDGVSAPGKYVEIVASRDILVLISNCPQLNNPCNGWDPTAVQLLGWWES from the coding sequence ATGACCACGACACTCCAGGCGACCGTGCTCGACACGGTCGTCCAGGCCGGCGACGGCGCACTCATCCGGGTCCCCGCGGGCGGCCGGCTGCGCATCGTCGACACCCACGGCAACCAGGCCGTCGACACGTTGCTCTACGACGCCGACGACATCGACAACCGCTACTCCGCCTTCGACACGATCCGTGAGCAGGGTGCGGTCTACCTGACCACCGGCTCGCGGCTCCTGAGCACCAGGCTCGACGAGCTCGCCGTGATCAGCGACGACACCTGTGGTCGCCACGACACCATCGGCGGCGCGTGCGCGCAGGAGTCCAACGTCATCCGGTACGGCGAACACGTGCGCCACCAGCACGCGTGTCGCCAGACCTTCCTGGCGTACGGCGCCGCGGCCGGCATCGGGCAGCGGCAGCTCGGGCACAACATCAACTTCTTCATGAACGTGCCTGTCGATTCCCTGGGGAACCTCAACTTCGAGGACGGCGTCTCCGCTCCTGGGAAGTACGTCGAAATCGTCGCCAGCCGCGACATCCTGGTGCTGATCAGCAACTGCCCGCAGCTCAACAACCCCTGCAACGGCTGGGACCCGACCGCGGTGCAGCTGCTCGGGTGGTGGGAGTCGTGA